From one Meles meles chromosome 18, mMelMel3.1 paternal haplotype, whole genome shotgun sequence genomic stretch:
- the DHX8 gene encoding ATP-dependent RNA helicase DHX8: MAVVVALAGALTTTELGPAEELAKLEYLSLVSKVCTELDNHLGINDKDLAEFVISLAEKNTTFDTFKASLVKNGAEFTDSLISNLLRLIQTMRPPAKPSTSKDPVVKPKTGKEKLKELFPVLCQPDNPSVRTMLDEDDVKVAVDVLKELEALMPSAAGPDKQRDAEHRDKKKKKRSWSRDRDRERDRDRERDRDRDRDHKRRHRSRSRSRSRTRERNKGKSRYRSRSRSQSPPKDRKDRDKYGERNLDRWRDKHVDRPPPEEPAIGDIYNGKVTSIMQFGCFVQLEGLRKRWEGLVHISELRREGRVANVADVVSKGQRVKVKVLSFTGTKTSLSMKDVDQETGEDLNPNRRRNLVGETNEETSMRNPDRPTHLSLVSAPEVEDDSLERKRLTRISDPEKWEIKQMIAANVLSKEEFPDFDEETGILPKVDDEEDEDLEIELVEEEPPFLRGHTKQSMDMSPIKIVKNPDGSLSQAAMMQSALAKERRELKQAQREAEMDSIPMGLNKHWVDPLPDAEGRQIAANMRGIGMMPNDIPEWKKHAFGGNKASYGKKTQMSIIEQRESLPIYKLKEQLVQAVHDNQILIVIGETGSGKTTQITQYLAEAGYTSRGKIGCTQPRRVAAMSVAKRVSEEFGCCLGQEVGYTIRFEDCTSPETVIKYMTDGMLLRECLIDPDLTQYAIIMLDEAHERTIHTDVLFGLLKKTVQKRQDMKLIVTSATLDAVKFSQYFYEAPIFTIPGRTYPVEILYTKEPETDYLDASLITVMQIHLTEPPGDILVFLTGQEEIDTACEILYERMKSLGPDVPELIILPVYSALPSEMQTRIFDPAPPGSRKVVIATNIAETSLTIDGIYYVVDPGFVKQKVYNSKTGIDQLVVTPISQAQAKQRAGRAGRTGPGKCYRLYTERAYRDEMLTTNVPEIQRTNLASTVLSLKAMGINDLLSFDFMDAPPMETLITAMEQLYTLGALDDEGLLTRLGRRMAEFPLEPMLCKMLIMSVHLGCSEEMLTIVSMLSVQNVFYRPKDKQALADQKKAKFHQTEGDHLTLLAVYNSWKNNKFSNPWCYENFIQARSLRRAQDIRKQMLGIMDRHKLDVVSCGKSTVRVQKAICSGFFRNAAKKDPQEGYRTLIDQQVVYIHPSSALFNRQPEWVVYHELVLTTKEYMREVTTIDPRWLVEFAPAFFKVSDPTKLSKQKKQQRLEPLYNRYEEPNAWRISRAFRRR, encoded by the exons GATTCTCTTATTAGTAACTTGCTGCGCCTCATACAAACCATGCGGCCTCCAGCAAAGCCTTCTACTAGCAAAG ATCCAGTTGTTAAACCCAAAACCGGAAAAGAAAAGCTGAAGGAACTCTTCCCAGTCCTTTGCCAACCAGACAACCCTTCTGTTCGG ACTATGCTGGATGAGGATGATGTGAAAGTCGCTGTGGATGTGCTGAAGGAACTAGAGGCCTTAATGCCCAGTGCTGCGGGCCCGGACAAGCAGCGAGATGCCGAGCACAG ggacaagaagaagaagaagcggAGCTGGAGCCGCGACCGGGACCGAGAACGGGACCGAGATCGGGAGCGAGACCGAGACCGTGATAGAGACCACAAGAGGAGACACCGGTCCCGCTCCCGGTCACGTTCCAGGACCCGGGAAAGGAATAAAGGGAAGTCTAGGTATCGGTCCAGGAGCAGAAGTCAGAGTCCCCCCAAAGATAGGAAGGACCGGGACAAGTATGGGGAGAGGAATCTGGACAGATGGCGGGATAAGCATGTGGAccgccctcccccagaagagcctGCCATCGGAGACATTTACAATGGCAAAGTTACCAGCATCATGCAGTTCGGATGCTTTGTGCAGCTGGAGGGATTAAG GAAGCGGTGGGAAGGCCTGGTGCACATCTCTGAGCTCCGGCGAGAAGGCCGTGTGGCCAATGTGGCTGATGTGGTGAGCAAAGGCCAGAGGGTGAAGGTCAAAGTACTGTCCTTCACTGGGACCAAGACCAGTCTGAGCATGAAG GATGTGGATCAAGAGACTGGAGAAGATCTAAACCCCAATCGACGACGAAATCTTGTTGGGGAGACTAATGAGGAGACCTCAATGAGGAATCCAGACAGACCCACTCACCTCTCCCTCGTCAGTGCCCCCGAAGTAGAGGATGATTCCCTGGAGCGCAAACGCCTTACCCGCATCTCTGACCCGGAGAAGTGGGAGATCAAACAG ATGATTGCTGCCAATGTGCTTTCCAAAGAAGAGTTTCCGGACTTCGATGAAGAGACTGGCATTCTTCCTAAAGTGGATGATGAAGAAG ATGAAGATCTTGAGATCGAACTGGTTGAGgaagagcctccattcttgagAGGGCACACCAAGCAAAGCATGGACATGAGCCCTATTAAAATCGTTAAG AACCCGGATGGTTCCCTCTCCCAAGCAGCAATGATGCAAAGTGCCTTAGCCAAAGAAAGGCGGGAACTCAAGCAGGcccagagggaagcagagatGGATTCTATTCCCATGGGGCTCAACAAACACTGGGTTGATCCTCTGCCTGATG CGGAAGGCAGGCAGATTGCCGCCAATATGAGGGGTATTGGGATGATGCCCAATGACATTCCCGAGTGGAAGAAGCACGCCTTTGGGGGCAACAAAGCTTCTTATGGGAAGAAAACCCAGATGTCAATCATTGAGCAGAGAGAGAGCTTGCCCATCTACAAACTGAAGGAGCAGCTGGTCCAG GCTGTCCATGACAATCAAATCCTGATAGTTATTGGAGAGACAGGATCTGGGAAGACAACACAGATCACCCAGTACCTGGCGGAGGCAGGCTACACGTCCCGCGGCAAGATTGGATGTACCCAGCCCAGAAGAGTAGCAGCCATGTCAGTGGCCAAAAGAGTGTCAGAGGAGTTTGGTTGTTGCTTGGGCCAGGAG GTGGGCTACACCATTCGATTTGAGGACTGCACCAGCCCAGAGACAGTGATCAAGTACATGACAGACGGGATGTTGCTCCGAGAGTGCCTGATTGACCCTGACCTCACACAGTATGCGATCATCATGTTGGACGAGGCGCACGAGAGAACCATTCACACGGACGTGCTCTTCGGGTTGTTGAAGAAG ACGGTTCAGAAACGGCAGGACATGAAACTGATTGTCACCTCAGCCACGCTGGATGCAGTGAAGTTTTCTCAGTACTTTTACGAAGCACCCATCTTCACCATCCCTGGTCGAACATACCCGGTGGAGATACTGTACACGAAGGAACCGGAGACAGATTATCTGGATGCCAGCTTGATCACTGTCATGCAGATCCACTTAACAGAACCACcag GTGATATCCTGGTCTTCCTGACTGGTCAGGAGGAGATCGACACCGCGTGCGAGATCCTCTATGAAAGAATGAAGTCCCTGGGACCGGATGTTCCAGAGCTGATCATCCTGCCAGTGTACTCTGCTCTTCCCAGTGAGATGCAGACCCGAATCTTTGACCCGGCTCCGCCTGGCAGCAGAAAG GTCGTGATTGCCACCAACATTGCAGAGACCTCCCTGACTATTGATGGCATCTACTATGTGGTGGACCCTGGATTTGTGAAGCAGAAAGTTTACAATTCCAAGACCGGCATCGACCAGCTCGTGGTCACTCCAATTTCTCAG GCTCAGGCAAAGCAGCGggctggcagagctgggagaaCAGGCCCAGGGAAGTGTTACAGACTGTACACCGAACGTGCCTACAGAGATGAAATGCTGACCACCAACGTGCCGGAAATCCAGAGGACCAACCTAGCAAGCACAGTGCTCTCACTCAAG gCCATGGGCATCAATGACCTGCTGTCCTTTGACTTCATGGATGCGCCTCCAATGGAAACCCTGATCACAGCCATGGAGCAGCTGTATACGCTGGGGGCCTTGGACGACGAGGGCCTGCTCACTCGCCTGGGCCGCAGG ATGGCAGAATTCCCTCTGGAGCCAATGCTGTGCAAAATGCTGATCATGTCCGTGCATCTGGGCTGCAGCGAGGAGATGCTGACCATCGTGTCGATGCTGTCGGTGCAGAACGTCTTCTACAGGCCCAAG GATAAACAAGCCCTCGCCGACCAGAAGAAAGCCAAGTTCCACCAGACCGAAGGGGACCACCTCACCCTGCTGGCCGTGTACAACTCGTGGAAGAACAACAAATTCTCCAACCCGTGGTGCTACGAGAACTTCATCCAGGCTCGCTCTCTGCGCCGGGCCCAGGATATTCGCAAGCAGATGTTAGGCATAATGGACAG ACATAAGCTGGATGTGGTCTCCTGTGGCAAGTCCACGGTGCGAGTACAAAAGGCCATCTGCAGTGGATTCTTCCGGAACGCTGCCAAGAAAGACCCACAGGAGGGCTACCGGACACTGATCGACCAGCAGGTGGTCTACATCCACCCTTCCAGCGCACTCTTCAACAGACAGCCTGAGTG GGTGGTGTACCACGAGCTGGTGCTGACCACAAAGGAGTACATGCGTGAGGTCACCACTATCGACCCCAGGTGGCTTGTGGAGTTTGCTCCAGCCTTCTTCAAGGTCTCCGACCCGACCAAGCTGAGCaagcagaagaagcagcagcGTCTCGAGCCCTTGTACAACCGCTATGAGGAGCCCAACGCGTGGAGAATATCCCGGGCCTTCCGCCGGCGCTAA